The DNA window CGGTAATTGACGCCAGTGACGGGAATCTCTTCGGTATTGGCCGGCGGTTCATCGCCATTCCAATCGGCGGGGGCTTCGTGTTGGGTGGCGCGCACGAACTCAGCGTATTCGCGGCGCGAAACTTCAGTTTTGTTCAGATAGAAAGGCTGCACTTCGACCGCGTGGGCCGGATAATCGAATTTGAAAATCCCTTCTTTCCGGCCATTGTTATCAATGCGCACACCCTTTTCCTGCTCCGATAAATTGCGCCCCATCATAAACGATCCGCCGGGAACGAAGACCATCCCCGTGGGAGCCTCAAGCGTTTTCGGGTCGGTTTTGGTGGCCGCGCCGCCCGCCACATTCGCTGAAGTCTGACCGAGCCACTTGGGCAACATGAAGATGCCGGCGGCGGCGATGGCGATGGCGATCAAGGCCACGGCGGCCAGCAGCTTCATTGAGGAAGACGATTTTGGTTCGCTGGGCGGGATCGTTTGCGGCGTGGCGGTCGGCGTTGTCCAGGCCCGCACATTAGTGGGCAGCACCTCTATCTGGGCCGTGGGCACACTGGTCGGCACGCCTGCGTTGACGACATTGATGGGCATGGTCGCGGCTTCGGACTGAGCGCCAAAGCCGCGCGTGGCGTAATCGTGCGCGAGTTTGCGCAGTCCCATTTGCAATGAAGCGTCGAGTTCAAAGATAGCCTGTTTGAATTCGACGGCCGATTGATAACGCTGATCGGGATGTTTTTGCAGCGCACGCATCACCACGGCATCCAGCGGGCGCGGCACGCCGGGGTTGACGATGGAGGGCGGCAGCGGCATTTGCTCGACCTGCTTGCGGCGGATCGAAGCATCCGGATTGGTCGTATCATCCGGCGTAAACGGCAATTGGCCGCAGAGCATTTCATACAGCGAAATGCCCAGCGCGTAAATGTCTGACCGCGCATCGAGTTCTTTCAACCCGAACTGCTGCGGCAGCAAGATCGCTTCGGGCGGCATATAGGCGGACGTGCCGGGCGTAAATTTTTGGGTTGCCGATTCGCGACGCTGCTGGACTTTGACGATGCCGAAATCGCTGATCTTGATAGTGTCCGGATCAACCAGCAGCATATTGGCCGGTTTGATGTCGCGATGGACGATGCCGATGCGCTCTTCGCCTTCCCAGCGGTATTTGAAATTGTGCGCGTAATCCATCGCATCCAGTGCCTGCACGAACATCCGCAAGGCACGCTGATAGGGCAGCGGGCCGGTTTCATAACGGATCGCCTCGCTGACGTTCGAGATGCGGCGGCCCTTGTGCTGATAACCGGGCACGTATTCGAGCAGCAGGAAATGTTGCTCGACGTCGTTGATCTGTTCGATGGCGAATTGCGTGACGCTGACGATATGCGGGTGTTTGAGCTGCACCTGGATATTGGCTTCGCGGATGAACAGGTCTTTTAACAGGGCCGCCTGGCGCTCGCTTTTGGGCGTGAGCGTTTTGATGGCGACCTGCTGTTTATATTCGGTCAGAAACGCGCTCTCGCCTAGATAAACCTTGCCCATGCCGCCTTCGCCGATTTCTTTAATCATGCGATAGCCGCAAACGACTCTGCCGATCAAATCATTCCCAAGCGGGTTCGTCACAAACGCATTCGATGATGTGGGCGGTACTGTGGGCATGGTTGGTCTTGTGGGATGGAGTTATGAAGGCATGCAATCCACTGAAGCGAGGCTGCCCGCTGGCTGGTGCAGCCCCGCTTCAGTGTCATTCCGTCACTTCTTCTTCTTCTTTTTCTCTTGCTCTTGCTTGGTGCTCACGCCGAGCTTTTCCAACTCCTGGTACAAAAGTTTGGCTTCTTTTGCGTTGCCCGCGAGCTTGTAGGTGTCGGCCAACGCCAACTTGTACGACGTGTTTTGCGGCTCGATCTCACTGGCGCGCTTGAAGGCCTCAATTGCTTCCGTGTAGCGCTGTTGCGCCACAAAGGCGCTGCCCAAATTGGAAAACGCCGTGGTATTGCGCGGATCGAATTGGGCGGCTTGTTGGAAATGCCCGATGGCCTCGTTCCATTTGCGTTGCGTCGCGAGCGCGGTGCCCAGATTGTTTTGAATCGTCGAACTGCGCGGCTCCAGGTTCGCGGCCGAAGTGAATTCTTCGATCGCTTCCGGCGGGCGATTCATTTTCATGAAAAGATTGCCCAGGCTGTTGTGCGGGAAAGCCCATTGCTTGTCATACGAACAGGCGCGCAAGTACGAACGGAGCGCGTCGTCAAGGCGGCCTTGCAGCGAATAAATGCCGCCCAGGTTGACGTGCATAAAGGCATCGCTCGGCGACAACTGCACAGCCTTTTCACCCTCGGCGGTGGCGCGCGGGAAATCTTTTAGATCGGCATAAACACGGCCCAAAATCGAATGCGCGACGGCTGATTCGGGCGCGAGTTGGACGGCTTGTTCAGCCAATTGTTGCGCTTCGGTCAATTGCTTGGCGGTGCGCAAGGCATTGGCCAAGCCTGCGTGGGCTTCGCCGAATTTCGGATCTTTCTGGACGGCTACCCGATACTGCACAATCGCCTGCTCGCGTTTGGCGCGGTCGCCGGTGCGGAACAGAGCGTTACCATAATTGTTATAGATACCCGCATCGGTAGCGCCAGCTTTGATTGCCGCCTGATATTCCGCAATCGCTTCGTCCCAACGCTTCAATTCATAAAGTACATCAGCGTGTCCACGCCGCGCTTCGATGGAGTTCGGCTGTTGCGCGATCAATTGCTGATATTCCTTGTCGGCCTGCGCGTAGTCTTTGGCATCGTGCAAGGCATCGGCCAGGCCCAAGAGCGCATCGGGCGCATTCGGCTCCAAATTCAACGCTTGCCGATACGCCTCGATGGCAGCGCTTTGTTTGCCCATCGAAGCCGCGATGTCGGCACGGGCCATAGCTTCCTCATACGGCGAGATTTTGGCTAGGGTAGGGGCGTTCGTGGGTAACGCACCCGCCATATTGACCGGCGCGGCAATCAAGGCGGTATTGCTGGCCGCCGCCGTATTGGGCAACACACTGGGCGTGGGTGTGGCCGCCGCCACGACATTCGGCCTGGGGGCCGGACGCATGGCCGTGCCTGCCATCGTGCTCACATCGGCAATCAAGGTATCGTTCTTGCGAATATTGTTACGGGCGATGAATTTGCGGATGCGTTTGGCTTGAAACAGCGGTGCAGGATCATCATTGACGCCTAGATGTCCAATGTCTTGGGCGCCAACGACGAGCAAAAGTTGAAACGCGAAGAACATTAATACCAGCCCCGACGCGGACAGGACTGGCAGTGTGGCTTTGAGCTTCATACGACTCCTTTTGAGGCAGGGCACCAATTGCATAACGCAATGTCTAAGATAGGTTTTTGGGATTGAGTCAACTCAGCAGCCGGTGAAACAGCCGCGCCGCGCGCTTCACTGCTGCGAGTCCCAGCCGCCATTGTCAAAGCTATTTTTGACGCGGCCAGGATGGCGTAACTATACACTATGGTCGCTTTTGTTGCCCACTGTTTAATTAATACTTCACGCCGTCTCTGTGTTGAGAGCTATCTGTGCGGGCTGCATGCTTCAGCCCAGCACACTGATTATCGGCGCTCACGCCAGGCACTTTAGTTTTCGTAACAACCTACCGGCGAGTGCAGGAAAACCGACACGTGTCCATTGCTCCTCAAGCAGGCTCAGGCGGCAATTGAGCGATGACCTGGGCGCAGCTTTCCGTGGGCGATTACCGTTTGATGTGGACGCATTGTGGGAGAAGGAGGGAGGGGCCTGTTCTATAATTCGGGCGAGACAAGAACAGGCCCCGTATTGGGGGGTTCAAAGGAGGAGTTTTGCATGTTCCCTGCCTAAGGGTCGTGGGCAGACGGGAGACACGCGACCGGCAAACCTCGTATGCGATGTTCTAGCGACAGAGACATCGCAATGTCGTTTAGCGAAGCGGTGCGGTTCATGGGTGATGGCGCTTCGCATCAGGCCACCCTCAGGTGGCGGGAAAGTTGTTCAGAGCGCGCTGTCCGCTGCCCACGATCAGCAGACAACGCGCCCCGCGCTCTGCGACCCAGGGGGCCCGAGCACGAACCAGATATTGCATCGAAGTGCCGCGACGATGGCAAATATCCGGCTGAAGGTTTATCGCACGAACAACTTCACGCTGTCGGCCAAGCTTGCCAGAACAGCGATGCCCCGGGCGTTCTGACAAACCGACCCCGGCCACGTTTAGTTCTTCGCGCGATAACTCATCAAACGGGTTGTAGACACTTAGTCTCAAAGATCGTTCTCCTATGGCAGCGTCTTCACGCTCGATGGCGCACCAGTACCACGGAGTGTTTAGAACCGATTGTTTTGAATCGTTTCTTGAGCGGGTCGTGTGCGGGGTCATTGAAGACCTTGGGCCAGCACCGGGCGGCACTGGTGGCGGGGCGCGCCTGTGCGCGCTTTCAATCTGCTAGGAGCCATCTACGCCATTCCGACACCCAACCTGCTCCTGAATGTTTGCACTTGCAACGAACCGCAGCGCACGCCTCTGCCGGGGCCATACCGGCAGTTATCAGTAATGCGTTGTGGTAAGAAGTTGTTGTTTCTTCATCGTTGCGCCTATGAGTGGAAGAGAAGATGAAACGTTACACATTGCACCAGCGTTTCGCTGAGATAATTTTGGCACTCAAAGCTGATGTCGGAAGGGAAGGAAAGTGCCCTGTCAGACGAACGCTGACAGCGGCGCATTACTGGCTCAAGCGTGTAATGGAGGCGCGAATCGCGGCGGCATTGGGGGTGTTTGGTTGCAGCTTGAGATAGGTTTCCAGTTCGCGAATCGCAGCCTGGTTTTCGCCGCGCGCTTCATAGACCTCGGCCAGATTCAAATGCACGGCGAGCAGTTTGTGGCCGCTTTGCTTGAGCGCCGTTTGCATTTGCTGCTCGGCTTGATCGAAAAATTTGCGGCGTTGTTGCGGCGTCTTTTCAGCCAGCCCTAGTTCCAGCAGTGTGATGCCGTGCGCCTGATAGCTTTGCGCATGCGCGGGATCGCGTTGCAGCGCTTCACGGAAAGCGAATTCGGCGACGAGATATTTTTGCTGCTTCGACATAATCAGACCGAAGAGCCGATAGATGCGCGCGTCGCCGTCATAGACTTTGCGCGCGCGTTCCAGCGTCGCCAGGGCCGTTTCGTCATCTTTGCTTTTGTGCGCTTCGTTGGCCAGCGTGAAGAGCGCGTCAAAATAATCGGGAAAGACCGTCAACGCTTCTTTCAATTTGGCCAACCCTTCAGCAGGTTTGGCGGCTTTGAATCTGGCCTGCGCCTCGGTGAAAAAGAGCCGCGCCGCGAACGGGACGGTTTGCGTGAAAGGCGCATACGCTGGTTTGGGCGCAGGCGGCGGTGGCGGTTCCTTAAGTTGAATTTCAATTAAGGCAGGCGCAATGTTGCCGCCAGCTTTGGTTGGCTTGGCTGCCGCAACCGTCACCAGTTCAGCCGCGCGTTGATAGCCCAGATAATTGACGATGACCTGATACTCGGCAGGCGCCAGGCTGTTGAAGGTGAAATCACCGTCACGCGTCGTCACGGTCTGGGCCATGCGCGCGCCGTTTTGCCATAACTCGACGACCACGCCCGCGATTGTTTCGCCGGAAGGCAGGCGCACCTTGCCGCGCACTTGATTACTTTGCGCCCAGCCGGGTAACACGCTTAGCCCGAGCCAGCCCAGCAGCAATAACACGCATTTGAATGAATGCCTGGAATTCATTTCGGTTCACAAAACATTGGGACAGGATGAACGGGATTGTTTCAGGATGAACAAGGTTAATTCGATCAGTTTGCACTTCGGTGTACGGGAAAAGCGCGGCGTGGGACAGTACCGCGCGCGTGAGCAAGCGGAGATGGCGCGTTTATGCCGCTGGGCCTTGCTTGATGCGCCGCTTGCTCACGCGCGCGGTACTGTCCCGGCGCAACCGTCCCGTCTATGCAATTGCCAACCGCTCTAGGGAAGGTGTGCTGATCGTAGGCAGCCAATCCTGTTCACCCTGAAATGAATCTTGTTCATCCCGTCAAAATACTGCCGCAACGCACAGCGCTAAAACTTAAGCCGTCCGCCGATTTGGAAAATGCGCGGCCCGCCAATGCCCAAAATCGGATTGGCCTTGCTGGTCGGTTGTCCGAAGCCCGTATCCAGGCTGCCGCTGTAGCCGAGCTTGTTCGACAGGTTGAAGAGGTTGAAGACCTCGCCAATCAATTCGAGTTTCAGCCGCTCTTTGACGATGTTGATTTCCTTCGAGAGCCGCAGGTCGTGCGATTGAAAGGAATCGCCCAGATCGAAATTCGACGGCAAAGTGATGGCCGGGAATTGCCCGCCACGCGGCGCAGCTTTGCCCGCCACCGATTGATTGTATTGCGCGACCAGTTGGCGCAACTGATCGGCGTTGATGTCGCGATTGAGCGTGTTGAATCCTGTGCCTGGCAGGTAGTCGTTGTTCGAGCCGTCGCCATTCAGATCGCTGTTGTTACTGCCGGGGATGCTGGCCGAGAGCGGCGCGCCACTCTCATAGGTCACGATCAAGCCCGCCTTGAAGCCCCAGGCGATGTCCCACAGCCCGCTAAACGTCAAGGCATGCGGACGGTCGCTGCCGGCATAGCCGGGAAAGGCGAAGGGGCTGGCGATGTCGCGGGTGTAATTGAAGCTGCGCAGCCGCGAGTATGCATACGACGCGGTGAACTGCGCGCGTTGCGCGAAGCGTTTTTCGAGCTTGACCAGCAGCGCCTTGTAATCGTCGCGCCCACTGCCTTCCAGCACCTCAAACGGCCCGTTCAGGCAACGCACGGTTGGATTGGTGGCTTCTGCCGCCGTGGCGCAAGGCCGCACGATGGGGCCGCCCGCCGCCGGAGCGCGATTCCAGAGCGCGCGGTCGCGTTGAAAGAAGGTGTGCAGATAGCGCCGCCAGACAAAATCGGCATTCACCGCCATGTTCCAGGGCAACTGTCGTTGCAGCCCAATGCTGGCGGTCGTCGAATAGGGAATCTTGATGTTCGGATCAATCAGCACCGAGGTTTGCGAGACGGTCTTGAAAAAGTCCGCGCCGATCACGCCGGCTTGGGCCAGTTGGTTGAATTGGTTTTGGATCAGCGCGCCTTGTTGCGCGACCAATTGCAGCGCCTGCGCAGTGGTCAACTTCGTTGGCAACACTTGCAACGTCGCCGCGCTCAACCGTGCGCCCGTCGCCGGATTGATGACGCCGAGATTGGGCACGACCGCGCCGCCGATCAAGAGCAACTGCGCGCGTTGATCGGCGGGCAAGCCCGGCGTATTGGCGACCGCCAACAACGCCTGCGAAACTACGGGCAAGGCGCCAGCAACCTGCGCGGGCAGTTGCGGGAAGCTGATCGTGTTTTGGAAAAAGTCGCCCGGCAAAATCACGCGCCCATTGCCCAGCGGCCCCAGAATCGCGCGTTCAGTCAGCCGGTTGACATAAAGGCTCGTGTCATACGCCATCGAAAAGCCGCCGCGCACGACCGTCTTGTTGTCGTTTTTGACGTTGTAGGCAAAGCCCACCGAAGGCGCGAAATTGTTTTTGTCGCGGGCGTTCGGATCAGTCGTGCCGTAAAGACCCGTGTTGGCAAACAGGCTCGACTTTTTCAGATCATGGTTCCAGAGCTTGTTTTCATAAACATACGACAGCCCGTATTTCAGCGTCAGCCCTTTGCCGATATTCCAGGTGTCTTGTCCATAAAAACGCCAGCGTTGCGTGTGACGGGCGAAGGAAGAATTGAACGGCGGCGGCTGGCTGCCATCGCCCAGGCCGCGCACGATGAAGGCTACCGGCAAGCCCAGAATGTCGTTTGCGGTAATGCGCGCGCCGGGTGTCGTGAACGCTGCTGGCAACGGCAATTTCAAACTGGGCGCGACCGGGCCGAAGATGCCGCGCAGTTGCTGTCCAATCGGATCATTGGCAGGCAAGCCCAAGCCGCCCGCCAGCGCGTCAATCGCGTCGTTGATGTCTTTGACCGTGCGCGGGTCGTGCGTGACCACGATGGCCGGGTCAACAAAGCTCCAGCCGCCCGTGCCATAAGCCTTCTCCCAATTCAGCCCCGTCTGCACAATGTGCCGGCCTTTCGTCCAGGTCAGGTTGTCGGTTGTTTCGTAGCGGAACAAGGCGCGGTTTTGCGGCGCGTCGGTGCTGTTCCCCATCACGAAGCTGCTGCCGTTGACGCGCACTTGTGCGCCGCCCAGACCGATGCAGCCGGGGCAATCCGCCGTGCTGGGAATCAGGCTCTTGTTGCCGATGTATTGATAGTTGAAGCTGAGTTGATTGACCAGATTGGGCCGCCAACTCGCCGTCCAGCCGGCTTGTCCCTGATACACGTCATTCTTGTTGGCGCGCCAGTCCGAAGGCAGCACATTGTTAGTCACGGGCGCAAAGACGCGGTTGTTGTCGGAACTGTAGCGCAAAAAGAAAGTGTGCTTGCTGTTGAGCGTGTAATCGAAGCGCAGGTTGTAGAGCCAGCCTTTGTACGGGCTGGACGACACCGTGTCGAATTGCTGAAAGACCGGCGCGCCGGTGTGAATCGTCGAATAGGCCGTCGTTTGATTGAGCCGTTCCAGATTGGTGAACCAGACCAGTTTGTCTTTGATGATCGGGCCGCCCAGCGTAAAGCCCGCTTGCAAGCGGCGGAAAAACGGATCGGGATTGTTCGCCACGCGATTCAAGGTCGGATAGGCCGACATGTGATTGTCACGGTAAAAGCCGAAGCCCGTGCCGTGGTATTCGTTGCTGCCCGTGCGCGAGACGATATTGACCGCGCCCACCGACGTCACGCCCGTCGCCAGATCGAAATTGAAGCTGGAGATTTGAAACTCCTGCACCGTATCCACCGAAAAGTTTTGCGCCGCGCCGCCCGTCACCGGATCAACGATGTTGCCGCCATCCACCGTCAGCCGCGTCAGATCGGAGTTGCCGCCGCCAATCGAAACGTTAAAAAGATTGTTGGCATCGCCGGGGCTGCCCGTCGAAACGCGCACACCCGGTTCGAGCGCGGCCAGTTGCAAAAAGTTGCGTCCATTCAACGGCAGGCCGTCCACTTTCTGGCGCGAGATGACGCCGTCAATCTTGAAGTCGGTAGGATTGACGACGGCGGTCGAATCGCCGGAGATCACCACGGTTTCGGATTGCTGCCCGACTTCCAGATTGATTTCTGTGGTGGAGGTCACGCCGACCTGAATCGTGATGCTGGACACGGCGGTCTTAAAACCCTTGGCCGTGACTTTGACCTCGTATTCGCCGGGCAACAGGCTGCTAATCAAAAAGGCGCCGTCGTTTTTGGTGGTGAATTGGCGCGCTTCACCCGCGGCTTTGCTTTTGACCTCGACCAGGGCGCCGGGAATGATGGCCTTTGACGGATCAACGACATTGCCCCGCAACGAACCCGTCGGCACTTGGGCGTTGACCGGAGTGAAAATGGCCAGGGTGAGAAACAACAGCGAGAATTTCAACCTTGAACTGGCGGGATATTTCATGTGGATGCTCCTTGATTGGAAAGTGCGCGTTGTAAGACCGGTGCTGCCTAGCGGGGGGCCAACCGAACCCTCGACTGGGCTTTCGTTAATCCTGCAACGATTGAGCGGCGTGGCGTATCTTGCCCGGCTAGCCAGGATTACAACCGTAGGGTATCGGTTTGATGACTTCGTTGTGCTTGATCGGGAAAGACGGTCAAAGGCTTGCTCATTCGCATAACCTGCCAGCAAGCTTGTCGTATCATTCGCGCCGCCAAGCGTCTGATTTACGCTTTAGAGCCAGCGCATTATAACCAAAACCCCAAGGCTGACAACTCGCCCTGGCCAGGCGGTTTTGGGGTGTCCGTCAAAGCTTTGCGCCGAGGGAACCCGATGCTTCGGCGTGCGTGGCGCAACCCGCCGAGGTTGCGCCGTGTCGCAGTTACGGCCAGGGCTTCACTTGCAACAGCGCGCAACCCCGGCGGGTTGCGCTACGTATGCGCCAATCACCGGTCTCGCTGGAAACATCCCGACGCAAAGCTGTGACGGGCATCCGCGTTTTTGTGCGGGCTTGCCAGCCATCTGTCAATCAGTCTACATTGACGCTGACAGTTGCCCTTGAAATCAGATATTCAAATCGCGCCAGCGCACCGCTATGTCAGCGCACTGCTATGAATGATTGAGTCAAAGACTCGCAACAACAAACAGGCCCTGCGGAGCGCGCAAAACTTTGGCAAATTACACCGGTCTTTTTTGAATTTTGTGCTCACGCGCTATGCTCCTTACCTTTTTGGCGTAGTGAAGCTCACGGTACAAACGTTAAGGTGTTTGCCGCCGCTTTCTGTTCAGCGAGAAGTTTGCGCGTTTGTCCCTACAGCAGGCTTCCCCCTGAGAATTTCGCAAACCGCATGAGTTGGGATCCAAGTGTTCGCACCAGGCATTTCACCGTGATGACCGCGCTCTTGTTAGTGGCAGTGGCGGCTTGGCTGTGCTTTAACCTGACGCGCTTGCTCAACGCGCAACTCGTCACCCGGCACCGCGCCATCGAAACGCTGGCCGATCAGGTCACGCTGATTGCCCAGCAGGCCATCTTGAGCCGTCCGCAGGAAACGCCCCAGGCCGCCGTCGGCCAGGATCGGGCGCTGATTGCGCTGGTCAAAGCCAGTATCGGTGAACGCAAGGATTTCGCCTATTGCGCCATCATTGCCGAAGACGGCACGATCATCGCCGAAGCCGATCCGTTCGATTTGCGCCGCCAGACCGACCGGCTCTATCCCTTTGAAGCCTTTGAAGCCGCGCGCTGGCTCAAGCAATTGGCGGTGGTGTTGCGCCGCAGCGATATTTTTGAGTTGAACCTGCCGATCAGCCTGAGCAACAAACCCTTCGTCAACATTCTGGTCGGCGTGCCTGCCGCTGGGCTGCGCCAGGAATTGATCCCTTCGCTCAAACTGGGACTGGTTTTGTCACTGATTATCTTGGGCGGCGGGATGTTGTTTGCGGCCCTGCTGTCTGGTTACGTGTTGCGTCCCTTGCGCGAGATTGTGGCCAGCATCGAGAACCTGGAAGAGGAAAGTCTCTCACACGCCGCGCTGGCCGTCAGTGCCAATCCGGCAACCAGCGGCGAATTGCCCACTGCACCCGTCAACCCGCCGCACGACATGCAAAACATCGCGCAACGTTTGCGCGAACTGGGCCGCCGCTTCGCCGGCAGCCGCAACGAAATCGAAACCATCCGTGACCAATTGCAACAGGTCGTCGGCAATCTGACCGAACGTGTCTTGCTGCTCGACCGCGAACAGCGCGTCATCCTGGCCAGCCCCGAAGCCGAAAAGCTGCTCGGCAACGGCAACTTCACCTTGCGCGGTAAACGGCTGCCCGATGCACTCACACGCACGCATCCGCTTTCGATCATCACCGAACGCGCCTTCAGCGGACGCCAATCGTTGCAAGAGATGGCGACGATTGCCGCGAATGGGGCGGGGCATCCGCAAACGATTCTGGCCTCGCTACAACTCTTTCAGGATCGCGGCCAACCGGCGGGCGCGCTGCTGACCTTGCGGGATTTCGAGACGATTCAACGGCTCGAAACGCAACTTGATTTCGCCAGCAAGGTCGCCGCGCTCAACCGCATCACCGCCGGGGTCGCGCACGAAGTCAAAAATCCGCTGCACTCGATGGTGATTCATCTCGAACTGCTGTCGGCGAAACTAGACGCGGGCCTTGATCCCAAACAGCACCTCGACATCCTGACTTCCGAAGTCAACCGCCTGAAGCGCGTCGTGCAAACCTTCCTCGATTTCACGCGCCCGGTCGAAGTGAAACTCAAAGACATGGACGCCAATACCCTGGTGCGCGAAGTCATCCTGCTAGCCGCCGATGCGCGTGAACAGGGCGTCAACTTGGTCGAGCAATACGGCAAAAGCCCGCTCACGATTAAAGCCGATTCCGATTTGCTCAAACAATCGCTGCTCAACATCATCGTCAACGGCTGCCAAGCCATGTCCGAAAAAGGCGATGGCGGCAAACTGACCATCGAAACGGGCCGCCTTCACGAAGACGAGCAGGAGATGGTTTTCATCTCGATCCGCGACACCGGGCCGGGCATCCCTGAGCAGGTGCGCGAAAAGATTTTCAACCTCTATTTCACCACCAAACCCCAAGGCAGCGGCATCGGCCTCGCGCAGGCCTTCCGCGCCGTGCAATTGCACAACGGTAAGATTCAACTCGACACCGAACTGGGCAAGGGCACGTGCTTTCGGATTCTGCTGCCCAAAGCATAGTAGTCAGTGGTCAGTGGCCAGTGGTTAGTGGCTAGCGATCAACCAGCCACTGACTACCGACTACTGACCACTGACCACTGACCACTGACTACTGACTATTGACTACTTTCAACATGGACAAAACCTTCGACGACTACCAACTGGATGAAATCCTGCTCACCCGCACGCGCACGATCACCGAAGCCGACATCGTGAACTTTGCCGGCCTGTCGGGCGATTTCCACGAACTGCACATGAGCGAGGAATACGCCAAGCGCGGCCCCTTCGGCAGGCGCATCGCTCACGGCGCGCTCGTGTTCAGCATTTCAACGGGGCTGATGATTCAGATGGGCGCGAGCGAGCACATCATCGCGTTTTACGGCCTGGACAAACTGCGCTTCGTCAAACCGGTCTTCATCGGCGATACCCTCCGCGTCAAAAAACGCGTGCTCGAACTTGCGGCCAAAGACGACCAGCGCGGCGTGGTCGCGTTTGAGACGACTGTGCTGAACCAGCATGACGAGCCAGTGATTGTTTATATTGATCGGGTGTTGGTGAAACGGCGCGGTTGAAGCAAGGGTGTTTGACTTCTTTACCATTGCTCGCCAAGCTAGCGCCGCTATGAAACGAACCCCGATTGAACCACCGCCCTCGCACCTGAAAAACCTGGTGCAGTCGTGGCGCACCCTGACCGAACAGCTTCAGCAAGGCGGCGGCCCGGACAAAATCCAAAAACAACATCAGCAGGGCAAACTCACCGCGCGCGAACGCATCGCCGCGCTGTTCGATGCTAATACACGCTTTCAAGAGATCGGCTTGCTCATCGCCTACGATCAATATGAAGGGCAGGCCCCGGCGGCGGGCGTGGTGACGGGTGTTGGCATGGTCGCGGGCAGGGAAGCCGTGATTGTGGCGAACGACGCCACCGTCAAGGCGGGCGCGTGGTGGCCCGAAACGATCAAGAAGATTTTGCGCGCGCAGGAAATCGCCATGCGTTGCCGCGTGCCGATCGTTTATCTGGTGGATTCGGCGGGCGTGAATCTGCCGTATCAGGACGGCGTCTTTCCCGGCCAATACGGCGCGGCGCGGATTTTTTATTACAACTCGATCATGCGGCGGTACCTGAAGGTGCCGCAGATCGCTGCCGTGATGGGGCAGTGCGTGGCGGGTGGCGCATATCTGCCTGCGCTCTCCGACGTGATCTTGATGGTCGAAGGCACTTCGTTTATGGGTTTGGGCGGGCCGAATTTGGTCAAGGGCGCGACGGGCCAAAAGGTGGACAGCGAGACGCTGGGTGGCGCGCGTATGCACAACGCCGTGTCGGGAGTGGCGCATTACCGGTCAAAGAATG is part of the Acidobacteriota bacterium genome and encodes:
- a CDS encoding SUMF1/EgtB/PvdO family nonheme iron enzyme, whose protein sequence is MPTVPPTSSNAFVTNPLGNDLIGRVVCGYRMIKEIGEGGMGKVYLGESAFLTEYKQQVAIKTLTPKSERQAALLKDLFIREANIQVQLKHPHIVSVTQFAIEQINDVEQHFLLLEYVPGYQHKGRRISNVSEAIRYETGPLPYQRALRMFVQALDAMDYAHNFKYRWEGEERIGIVHRDIKPANMLLVDPDTIKISDFGIVKVQQRRESATQKFTPGTSAYMPPEAILLPQQFGLKELDARSDIYALGISLYEMLCGQLPFTPDDTTNPDASIRRKQVEQMPLPPSIVNPGVPRPLDAVVMRALQKHPDQRYQSAVEFKQAIFELDASLQMGLRKLAHDYATRGFGAQSEAATMPINVVNAGVPTSVPTAQIEVLPTNVRAWTTPTATPQTIPPSEPKSSSSMKLLAAVALIAIAIAAAGIFMLPKWLGQTSANVAGGAATKTDPKTLEAPTGMVFVPGGSFMMGRNLSEQEKGVRIDNNGRKEGIFKFDYPAHAVEVQPFYLNKTEVSRREYAEFVRATQHEAPADWNGDEPPANTEEIPVTGVNYRDAVDYCNWLTEKRRDAFSYRLPTEAEWEFAARGPDAGQPGKPLNLYPWGDDWQPGNANTKEARLDHTQNVTANPQGASPFKVLNLAGNVYEWTATDFTHYPGSDQETPREKGYEGTYQVVRGGAFAYPKECAMTTTRVWAKPTDKGPKLGFRCAAEVKR
- a CDS encoding tetratricopeptide repeat protein; the encoded protein is MKLKATLPVLSASGLVLMFFAFQLLLVVGAQDIGHLGVNDDPAPLFQAKRIRKFIARNNIRKNDTLIADVSTMAGTAMRPAPRPNVVAAATPTPSVLPNTAAASNTALIAAPVNMAGALPTNAPTLAKISPYEEAMARADIAASMGKQSAAIEAYRQALNLEPNAPDALLGLADALHDAKDYAQADKEYQQLIAQQPNSIEARRGHADVLYELKRWDEAIAEYQAAIKAGATDAGIYNNYGNALFRTGDRAKREQAIVQYRVAVQKDPKFGEAHAGLANALRTAKQLTEAQQLAEQAVQLAPESAVAHSILGRVYADLKDFPRATAEGEKAVQLSPSDAFMHVNLGGIYSLQGRLDDALRSYLRACSYDKQWAFPHNSLGNLFMKMNRPPEAIEEFTSAANLEPRSSTIQNNLGTALATQRKWNEAIGHFQQAAQFDPRNTTAFSNLGSAFVAQQRYTEAIEAFKRASEIEPQNTSYKLALADTYKLAGNAKEAKLLYQELEKLGVSTKQEQEKKKKKK
- a CDS encoding carboxypeptidase regulatory-like domain-containing protein, whose translation is MNSRHSFKCVLLLLGWLGLSVLPGWAQSNQVRGKVRLPSGETIAGVVVELWQNGARMAQTVTTRDGDFTFNSLAPAEYQVIVNYLGYQRAAELVTVAAAKPTKAGGNIAPALIEIQLKEPPPPPAPKPAYAPFTQTVPFAARLFFTEAQARFKAAKPAEGLAKLKEALTVFPDYFDALFTLANEAHKSKDDETALATLERARKVYDGDARIYRLFGLIMSKQQKYLVAEFAFREALQRDPAHAQSYQAHGITLLELGLAEKTPQQRRKFFDQAEQQMQTALKQSGHKLLAVHLNLAEVYEARGENQAAIRELETYLKLQPNTPNAAAIRASITRLSQ